Proteins found in one Moritella sp. Urea-trap-13 genomic segment:
- a CDS encoding HD domain-containing phosphohydrolase has protein sequence MSVQHSQQISTTLSKDIVTNYAQELSVKIEKVTSPLSTLLNTLAMGRFTARDVGTPDPAWLEAMTAILEKNQYLDSMYFGKDDGSAFLFQPLYDLKVKQSLSAPVDARLMVRYYTLGAQRIQFYDADMKLMKEQYISSDYDPRERLWYNEVKNNDQIYMTGPYNFSNPAQDGITFSRKTRSGDAIIGVDLTLDKLTKLVQYFEFSTNSNIFLLNTDAQIIGSNQLFSLMMGKELFTAEDLEFDLLVKEFEAENKSNLSAKTVVWQGNTWELMISPLTLADSSMLRVVNFVSHDDLFEASSSLRNDLIIISLISVIISFLIVLCIARRIASPLTYLTDSIENIQRFRFQRKRYQASHIQEIDKLNEAMGLMENVLLDFFNNLRSVARTSRPEELSESIVTQVKEILSADDCQLFTNTPDSRGEFTLSAKSGTTADFNLQCLYDHNPKAFKQSIYELTADEANHIFTDMSCHSGFIIPLFNRNNDNTGALLIGFTLDITDDTRNRLRFVREFIGFNEIVLEHLEKVDEQRELFHSFVEMTATAVDIKSPYTGGHCQRVPKITKMLAKAAAADTDKFADFSLTTKGWEELLVAAWLHDCGKVTTPDYVMDKATKLETIYDRIHEIRMRYEVLKRDADVVYWQSIAEGISEAQAQQICDDLKQELDDEFAFIASCNPGSEFLDPEKQRRLAEIGERTWLRTLPDDIGVSQQELAKKRDANKTLPVIEKILADKPEHLFVWEEKKQLQANSKRDFKMVQPEHRYNRGELHNLMIRSGTLTPEERYNINDHIVQTYLMLDQLPYPEHLKNVPLIAGSHHEKMNGQGYPLQLKGEEIPIGGRMIAVADVFEALTANDRPYKAAKTLSHSLKIMSFMVKDEHLDGDVFDLFLTQGVYQEYADEYLTAEQLDFVDVPALRSIYLKTLAAVS, from the coding sequence GTGAGTGTGCAGCACTCACAACAAATATCAACAACCTTATCGAAAGATATCGTGACTAACTACGCGCAAGAACTCTCGGTAAAAATTGAAAAAGTGACGTCCCCACTCAGTACGCTATTAAACACCTTGGCGATGGGGCGGTTTACCGCTCGCGATGTGGGAACTCCCGATCCCGCTTGGCTTGAGGCGATGACGGCGATACTGGAAAAAAATCAGTACCTCGATTCAATGTATTTTGGTAAAGATGATGGCAGTGCTTTTCTGTTTCAACCTCTTTATGATCTAAAGGTCAAACAAAGCTTATCAGCGCCTGTCGATGCACGCCTAATGGTGCGTTATTATACTCTCGGTGCGCAGCGTATTCAGTTCTATGACGCTGATATGAAATTGATGAAAGAACAGTACATAAGCAGTGATTACGATCCTCGTGAGCGACTTTGGTATAACGAAGTTAAAAATAACGACCAAATCTACATGACTGGGCCGTACAATTTCTCTAACCCGGCACAAGATGGCATTACTTTTTCGCGTAAAACCCGCTCTGGCGATGCGATTATTGGGGTAGATCTTACCTTAGATAAATTGACAAAATTAGTGCAGTACTTTGAATTCTCAACCAACTCTAATATATTTTTACTCAATACTGACGCGCAAATCATTGGTAGTAATCAGCTCTTCTCGCTGATGATGGGTAAGGAGTTATTTACTGCTGAAGATCTTGAGTTTGATCTGCTAGTTAAGGAATTTGAAGCGGAAAATAAATCAAATCTGTCAGCGAAAACCGTGGTTTGGCAAGGCAACACCTGGGAATTAATGATTTCGCCGTTGACGCTTGCAGATAGTAGCATGTTGAGGGTGGTCAACTTTGTGTCCCATGATGATTTGTTTGAAGCCTCATCAAGTCTGCGTAATGATCTTATTATCATCTCGCTGATCTCCGTCATTATCTCATTTCTGATTGTATTGTGTATCGCTCGCCGTATTGCTAGTCCGCTGACTTATTTAACGGACTCTATCGAAAATATTCAACGTTTCCGCTTTCAACGTAAACGCTATCAAGCTTCACATATTCAAGAAATTGATAAGCTTAATGAAGCGATGGGCTTGATGGAAAATGTATTATTAGATTTCTTTAATAACCTACGCAGTGTAGCGCGCACGTCACGACCTGAAGAGCTATCGGAATCGATTGTAACGCAGGTAAAAGAGATTTTGTCGGCGGATGATTGTCAGCTGTTTACTAATACACCCGATAGCCGTGGTGAGTTTACACTGTCAGCGAAGTCGGGCACCACCGCAGATTTTAATTTACAGTGTTTATATGACCACAATCCAAAGGCTTTTAAACAGTCTATCTATGAGCTAACAGCGGATGAAGCGAATCACATATTTACGGATATGTCGTGTCATTCAGGTTTTATTATCCCGTTATTCAATCGTAATAATGATAATACCGGGGCGTTATTAATAGGCTTTACCCTTGATATCACTGATGATACGCGTAATCGTTTACGCTTTGTGCGTGAATTCATCGGCTTTAATGAGATCGTATTAGAGCATTTAGAAAAAGTAGACGAGCAACGTGAATTATTCCATTCATTCGTTGAAATGACCGCGACAGCTGTTGATATTAAATCACCTTATACCGGTGGACACTGTCAGCGAGTACCTAAAATAACCAAGATGTTAGCCAAAGCGGCTGCAGCAGATACCGATAAGTTTGCTGATTTTTCATTAACGACAAAAGGTTGGGAAGAATTGTTGGTCGCGGCATGGTTACATGACTGCGGTAAAGTAACGACACCTGATTACGTGATGGATAAGGCCACTAAGTTAGAAACCATTTACGACCGTATTCATGAAATTCGTATGCGTTATGAAGTATTAAAACGTGATGCTGACGTTGTCTATTGGCAATCGATTGCCGAGGGGATTAGTGAAGCGCAAGCGCAACAAATTTGCGATGATTTAAAACAAGAGCTTGATGATGAGTTTGCCTTTATTGCTAGTTGTAATCCGGGCAGTGAATTTTTAGATCCAGAGAAGCAACGACGTTTGGCTGAAATTGGTGAGCGCACTTGGTTACGTACACTGCCTGATGATATTGGTGTGTCGCAACAAGAATTAGCGAAAAAGCGTGATGCCAATAAGACATTGCCAGTGATTGAGAAAATCCTGGCCGACAAGCCCGAGCATTTGTTTGTTTGGGAAGAGAAAAAACAGTTACAAGCAAACAGTAAACGTGACTTTAAAATGGTCCAGCCTGAACACCGTTACAATCGCGGTGAGCTGCATAATTTAATGATTAGAAGTGGTACGTTAACGCCTGAAGAACGTTACAACATTAATGATCATATCGTGCAAACCTATCTCATGCTTGATCAGCTACCATACCCAGAACACCTTAAGAATGTCCCGCTTATTGCTGGTAGTCATCATGAAAAAATGAATGGTCAAGGTTATCCGCTGCAGTTAAAAGGTGAAGAGATCCCTATTGGTGGCCGTATGATTGCGGTTGCGGATGTGTTTGAAGCATTAACAGCCAATGATCGCCCTTATAAAGCGGCAAAAACCTTAAGTCATTCATTGAAGATCATGTCATTCATGGTTAAAGATGAACACCTTGATGGCGACGTGTTTGATTTGTTTTTAACTCAAGGTGTTTATCAAGAGTATGCTGACGAATACTTAACAGCTGAACAACTCGATTTTGTTGATGTTCCAGCGCTTAGGTCTATCTATCTAAAAACGCTAGCTGCAGTTAGTTAG